The genomic segment GGTTTCAATTGTCCTAAACAAGCGCGAATATTGCTGTAAATGCTCTTAAACTACCAGTACCGATGCTATCTTGAAACTCCCCAAAAAGCGCAGTTAAACAACTGGCTACGGGTAGCTCAATATTGGTATAACTGGCAACTAGGAGATCGCTTTACTTGGTGGGAAACTAATCGTAGTAACTATATTGCTCCTAGTGGTGATTGTGCAAAAAAGCTGATGGTTCTAAAACTGATAGTACCACGAAGCAAGTTTTGGGAGTCCTAAAGGGATGCCAGAAGCCTACACTGTAATCTATAGATGAGAGTGTAGGTAGTTCACTAAAATAAGCCACTGGGGAGTAAGACAAAAGATGGATCAACAGATGGAATCGAAGCTACGGGTACTTCATCAAGCACTGTATCAAGCCCTCGATTTCCCAGATTTAAGTACCGGTTATACTAATTTTGTACGATCGCTCAGGGAACGTTATCACCCTGTGGGGGTAAGAGATGTTCGCATAGCCGAATTGGCATCGGGTTTGAAGTTTCAAGTAGATTTGGGCGATCGCTTGGGTGCGGACGTCTATTATGGCTATTATCAAGAATATTTTGATGCTCAACTACTGTTAAGTCTAATCCATCCGGGGGCTACGGTTCTAGATATTGGTGCTAATTTCGGTTATTATGCTTTGAGTGCGGGTACTAAAGTAGGCAAAGATGGTTTAGTGCTAGCTTTTGAGCCTAATCCAGAAGCTTATGAGCTGTTAGAGAGAAATACTCAGATTAATCAACTCGAAAGCATCGTTCAATGTCATCAAGCTTGTCTTGGTGCTACAGATGGGGAAACCGATTTTTATCTTACTGAAGAGTCTTCTTTTAGTGGGATTGGCGCTACGGGTAGAGCTAAAATCAAACAACAAGTAAGAATACCTCTACATCGTCTGGATAGTTTTTTAGAGCGGCTACAAATACCTACTATCGACGTGATGAAGATAGATGTGGAGGGTTATGAATTTGCTGTCTTAGAATCTGCTCAAACTATTCTCGAGAATTCTCCTGATTGTGTAATCATGCTGGAGGTATCGGCTAAAAATCTAGATCAACATCGACTCGTTGCTTTAATAGAAGTATTGGAGCGTCTCTATCGCTTGGGTTTCCAAGCATTCAGGGTAAATTCAACCGAGTTAACCCCTTTGAAAACCCCTGCAGCTATCAGTGAAATAGGCGCAGCTAATTTGTTTTTAACCTCTACCAACTCATCCCAACATCAAGAGTTACAAGATTCATATCAGCGGTTACGTCGCTTCGCTTTCCAAGGTATCGCTCCTGAGTTAAATATAGTCCCAGAGCCTTTGTTATGGCGTCATAGCCAGGATCCTCTGGGGTATTCTAAATTACACGGGGCGCTCCTCGATGCTTGTTTACGCGATCGCCAAGGTAGAATCGAAGCGCAAAACCGAGACATTCAAAGACGGGAGGTTGAATTAACTAAGCTCAAAGCAGAGATTTCCAGATTGGAAGCTAAGCTCAAAGCAGAGATTTCCAGATTGGAAGCGGAAAATCAAGCTTTGAAGCAAGAGTTAAATCTACCTCTAAGAGCAAAGATTATCAGAAAACTAAGAGGATGAACCCGCTCTGTTGATTGTATTAAGAGCGTGCTCTAGACTGATTATAAATCTTTGGTGGGAATGGATAGCGTATTGTTGACCAAATTTAGCTGGAGTAAAATTGATGTTTAACAAGTTCGCTCCTGCGTTTAATCCCATCAGTTGTCCCTCTGGTTTGAGTTTTTCTAGATCATTTACCGCAACGATTGAACTTTTTTTGAGAGCTAGACGATAAATAGCCATAGTATTTAATACTAAATTAATCTGCTCGGGTGAGCTCTCATTAGTAATAAAAGGAGAACAGCTTATTAAAGTTGGGTTTATTTCCATCGTTAATAAGATGTCTTCTG from the Gloeocapsa sp. PCC 73106 genome contains:
- a CDS encoding helix-turn-helix domain-containing protein, with the protein product MLLNYQYRCYLETPQKAQLNNWLRVAQYWYNWQLGDRFTWWETNRSNYIAPSGDCAKKLMVLKLIVPRSKFWES
- a CDS encoding FkbM family methyltransferase produces the protein MDQQMESKLRVLHQALYQALDFPDLSTGYTNFVRSLRERYHPVGVRDVRIAELASGLKFQVDLGDRLGADVYYGYYQEYFDAQLLLSLIHPGATVLDIGANFGYYALSAGTKVGKDGLVLAFEPNPEAYELLERNTQINQLESIVQCHQACLGATDGETDFYLTEESSFSGIGATGRAKIKQQVRIPLHRLDSFLERLQIPTIDVMKIDVEGYEFAVLESAQTILENSPDCVIMLEVSAKNLDQHRLVALIEVLERLYRLGFQAFRVNSTELTPLKTPAAISEIGAANLFLTSTNSSQHQELQDSYQRLRRFAFQGIAPELNIVPEPLLWRHSQDPLGYSKLHGALLDACLRDRQGRIEAQNRDIQRREVELTKLKAEISRLEAKLKAEISRLEAENQALKQELNLPLRAKIIRKLRG